One Phaseolus vulgaris cultivar G19833 chromosome 4, P. vulgaris v2.0, whole genome shotgun sequence DNA window includes the following coding sequences:
- the LOC137838504 gene encoding uncharacterized protein, protein MLAEIDHSRVEDAMSIELREARKEATDLRHKVQLLAQEKIELESKLVPYCAKVADLEALIKADAAKVKNLEKRSANREVFLGKVEKERDDTMAKLAEANEENEKITTKLVQAQAESNKVTEDLLQARETIEELKKQADELKQQNEGLKK, encoded by the coding sequence ATGCTCGCGgagatcgatcactcccgagtggaggatgctatgAGCATCGAGCTCCGGgaggcacgcaaggaggccaccgatctacgccataaggtgcagctcttagctcaagagaagatcgagctggagagcaagctggtaccATATTGCgccaaagtggctgacctggaggcgttgatcaaagcagatgccgccaaggtaaaaaacctcgagaaaaggtcagccaATCGGGAGGTCTTTTTGGGAAAAGTcgaaaaggagagagacgacaccatggctaaaCTCGCCGAAGCCAACGAGGAAAATGAGAAGATCACCACAAAGCTGGTCCAGGCGCAGGCGGAATCCAataaggttactgaagaccttcttcaagcccgggaaacaattgaagaactcaagaaacaagctgacgagctgaagcagcagaacgaggggctcaagaagtag